In Methanomicrobia archaeon, the sequence CGTTGCATCGATCACGCTGATAGCGTCTGCACGTTTTTCCAGCCAGGGTAATTGCGTGTACAAAGCGGGCAGCGAGATCCGCGTTGAAAGGTAAACGGCATTTTCGCCCCCGAACTCGTTGAGTATCTCAAAAGCGAGCATTGTCTTTCCGGTGCCTGGCGCACCCTTTATCAGAAGCGAATAGCCTGCACCCGCCGATAGCGCCGCCCTCAATTCCGGCGGAATTCTACTGGTCATAGTACGTGTGTATACATAGTTATAGAGTATTATAAATCTGCCGTAAAAAGTGCTCTACACGTTCATGCATGAATCTTCAGTTTAGTAATCGAAACACCATTCGTCAAAGCGGCGTCCGGTTCAAAAACCCCCGGAGCAGCGCAGGCCATAACCCCTTCCAGAACAGCATCTTCAGTTCATACACGCCTTCCACATCCCTCTTCTCCGTATAAAAGCCCGCTTTCTCAAAGACCCGGAGCATCGCCTTGTTATCCATCAGCACGTCCGCAGTGAAACCAAGAAGACCGTGTTTCTTCGCCAGGTAGGTGAGATACGACAACAGTTCCGTGCTGATTCCCTGGTTACGATAATCGTCACGCACGGCGAATGCGACATCCGCAGTGTACATTGTCTCGTTTATCGCATACTGCCCGATGCCCACGAGTTCTTCGTTCTCCTCCTCTTCCAGCACTGCAAGTATCACCATCTGTTTCGAATAATCAATGACGACAAATTCCTGCAAGCGATCATGCGGCATATCTTTGCGCGAAGAGATGAACCGGTGATGGAGCGTATCGTCTGAGAGTGAATAGAAGAAATCTTTTAGGAGCGGCTCATCACTTATCTTCACCGGTCTCAGCTTGATCTCAAGGCCCGTCTTGGTGGTTCTGTAGGTCTCTAAGTCTTCCGGATACTCACCTCGTGCACCTGATATAAACGCCTGATCGCTAAAGATAACATTCAGTTTCTTCGCTTCGTCTATAAGCCACGGTCTGAATTTGGGGTGTGCTATCGCGATCAAGCCCATGGCGCGCTCTCTGATGTTCTTTCCGTGCAGATAGGCTATCCCATACTCGGTCACGACATACTGGACATCGCCCATAGTGAGCGTGACACGGGCACCCTCCGTGAGAAAGGGCACGATCCGTGAGACGGTACCGTCCGCTGCGGTTGATCGGAGAGTAAGTATCGTCTTCCCGTTACGCGCTAAAACCGCACCACGCATAAAATTGGCCTGACCCCCGATTCCACTGTAAAATACCTTCCCAATGGATTCCGCAGTCGCCTGTCCCGTAAGGTCGATCTCAAGCGCACTGTTTATCGCCGTCATGTTATTATGCTGCGCTATAATCAGCGGATTGTTCGTATAGTCCACCGTCCTGAACTCGATACCGGGGTGATCGTGGAGATAATCATAGGTCGCCTTTTTGCCCATACAGAACGTTGCTACGGTCTTTCCCCGATTGATGCTCTTCTCGCTATTGTCAATAACACCCTGTTTCATCAACGCAACGAGGCCGTCGCTCAGCAATTCCGTATGTACGCCAAGATGCTTTTTCTTGTGGAGATTCGAAAGAATCGCATTTGGTATACTGCCGTAGCCTACCTGAATGGTAT encodes:
- a CDS encoding GNAT family N-acetyltransferase; translated protein: MDFEKGHNLLEGMRTRYPEKFVSEEKIFVHIHRGAHIFIGTGCGEPQYLVRALIQYAESHPKAFFDAEVFHVWTLGVAPYTDEKFKDIFRHNSFFVGDSTREAINKGFADYTPIFLSEVPDLFYRRTIPIDVALVQTSLPDEHGYVSLGVSVDIVKAAVEKAAIVIAQVNSHMPRVHGDSFIHIDDVDFILPYDEPLLEYSAVVEGGITSLIGKYVSRLIQDGDTIQVGYGSIPNAILSNLHKKKHLGVHTELLSDGLVALMKQGVIDNSEKSINRGKTVATFCMGKKATYDYLHDHPGIEFRTVDYTNNPLIIAQHNNMTAINSALEIDLTGQATAESIGKVFYSGIGGQANFMRGAVLARNGKTILTLRSTAADGTVSRIVPFLTEGARVTLTMGDVQYVVTEYGIAYLHGKNIRERAMGLIAIAHPKFRPWLIDEAKKLNVIFSDQAFISGARGEYPEDLETYRTTKTGLEIKLRPVKISDEPLLKDFFYSLSDDTLHHRFISSRKDMPHDRLQEFVVIDYSKQMVILAVLEEEENEELVGIGQYAINETMYTADVAFAVRDDYRNQGISTELLSYLTYLAKKHGLLGFTADVLMDNKAMLRVFEKAGFYTEKRDVEGVYELKMLFWKGLWPALLRGFLNRTPL